One part of the Anaeromyxobacter sp. Fw109-5 genome encodes these proteins:
- the rpmH gene encoding 50S ribosomal protein L34: protein MKRTYQPKKQRRNRTHGFRKRMSTPGGQNVIKSRRAKGRKRLTPSTPKK, encoded by the coding sequence ATGAAGCGGACATATCAGCCGAAGAAGCAGCGCCGGAACCGCACGCACGGCTTCAGGAAGCGCATGAGCACGCCGGGCGGGCAGAACGTGATCAAGAGCCGTCGCGCGAAGGGCCGCAAGCGCCTCACGCCCAGCACGCCGAAGAAG